Proteins encoded by one window of Achromobacter pestifer:
- the dmpH gene encoding 2-oxo-3-hexenedioate decarboxylase — protein sequence MKLDKNTLAQLAEHLENAELKAHDVTKITDDHPDMDWDDAYAIQDLIRARKESRGHKTVGLKCGLTSYAKMKQMGVDTPVFGFVSDYMACAEGSDIKTSELIHPKVEAEICVVTKAPLKGPGCHVGAVMAAIDFVIPGVEIIDSRYRDFKFDLKSVIADNTSASRFVIGGRARRVEDLDLRTLGVVLEKNGQIVAMAAGAAVMGHPAAAIAALANHLGARGQEIPTGSFIMTGGVTEAIAVQAGDSVNVRFQDLGTVGMRFV from the coding sequence ATGAAACTCGACAAGAACACCCTCGCCCAGCTCGCCGAGCACCTGGAAAACGCCGAGCTGAAGGCGCACGACGTCACCAAGATCACCGACGACCACCCGGACATGGACTGGGACGACGCCTACGCGATCCAGGACCTGATCCGCGCGCGCAAGGAAAGCCGTGGCCACAAGACGGTGGGCCTCAAGTGCGGCCTGACCTCCTACGCCAAGATGAAGCAGATGGGCGTGGACACGCCGGTCTTCGGCTTCGTCAGCGACTACATGGCCTGCGCCGAAGGCAGCGACATCAAGACCTCCGAACTCATCCACCCCAAGGTCGAGGCCGAGATCTGCGTCGTCACCAAGGCGCCGCTCAAAGGTCCGGGCTGCCACGTCGGCGCCGTGATGGCCGCGATCGACTTCGTGATCCCCGGCGTGGAGATCATCGACAGCCGCTACCGCGACTTCAAGTTCGACCTCAAGAGCGTGATCGCCGACAACACCTCGGCCTCGCGCTTCGTGATCGGTGGCCGCGCCCGTCGTGTGGAAGACCTGGACCTGCGCACGCTGGGCGTGGTGCTGGAGAAGAACGGCCAGATCGTGGCCATGGCCGCCGGCGCCGCCGTGATGGGCCACCCGGCCGCCGCCATCGCCGCCCTGGCCAACCACCTGGGCGCGCGCGGTCAGGAGATCCCGACGGGCAGCTTCATCATGACCGGCGGCGTGACCGAAGCCATTGCGGTGCAGGCCGGCGACAGCGTGAACGTGCGCTTCCAGGACCTGGGCACGGTTGGCATGCGATTCGTCTGA
- the dmpE gene encoding 2-oxopent-4-enoate hydratase has protein sequence MDNSKIQHYGDELYQSLLDRQPVAPLTDREADITIEDAYQIQLRMIQRRLDAGERVVGKKIGVTSKVVMDMLKVNQPDFGHLLSGMVYNEGQPIPVSSMIAPKAEAEVAFILARDLEGPGVTAADVLRATDCVMPCFEIVDSRIKDWKIKIQDTVADNASCGVLTLGGLRKSPRDLDLALAGMVLEKNGEIISTSCGASVQGSPVNAVAWLANTLGRLGIGLKAGDIILSGSQSPLVPVVAGDSLYCSVGGLGGTSVRFVA, from the coding sequence ATGGACAACTCCAAGATCCAGCACTACGGCGACGAGCTCTACCAGTCGCTGCTCGACCGCCAACCCGTCGCTCCGCTGACCGACCGCGAAGCGGACATCACCATCGAGGACGCCTACCAGATCCAGCTGCGCATGATCCAGCGCCGGCTGGACGCGGGCGAGCGCGTGGTGGGCAAGAAAATAGGCGTGACGAGCAAGGTCGTGATGGACATGCTCAAGGTCAACCAGCCCGACTTCGGCCACCTGCTCTCGGGCATGGTCTACAACGAAGGCCAGCCCATCCCGGTGAGCAGCATGATCGCGCCCAAGGCCGAGGCAGAGGTCGCCTTCATCCTGGCGCGCGACCTCGAAGGCCCCGGCGTCACCGCGGCCGACGTGCTGCGCGCCACCGACTGCGTGATGCCGTGCTTCGAGATCGTCGACTCGCGCATCAAGGACTGGAAGATCAAGATCCAGGACACCGTGGCCGACAACGCCTCCTGCGGCGTGCTCACGCTCGGCGGCCTGCGCAAGAGCCCGCGCGACCTCGACCTCGCGCTGGCCGGCATGGTGCTGGAAAAGAACGGCGAAATCATCAGCACGTCCTGCGGCGCATCGGTGCAGGGCTCGCCGGTCAACGCGGTGGCCTGGCTGGCCAACACGCTCGGCCGTCTGGGCATCGGCCTCAAGGCCGGCGACATCATCCTCTCTGGCTCGCAGTCGCCGCTGGTGCCGGTGGTCGCGGGCGACAGCCTGTATTGCAGCGTCGGCGGCCTGGGCGGCACGTCGGTGCGTTTCGTCGCCTGA
- a CDS encoding alpha/beta fold hydrolase produces MNAPHNPEVACSVRTGAFNTNVHDLGSSKPGQPPVLFIHGSGPGVSAWANWRLAMPVIARDRRVIAPDMVGFGYSDRPAGITYNMDTWVQQALDVMDAMGVEQADVVGNSFGGALSLALAIRAPQRVRRLVLMGSVGVPFPITPGLDAVWGYEASLDNMKRIMDVFAHNRGLITDELAELRYQASVRPGFQESFSAMFPAPRQRWVDAMASPESAIRALPHETLIVHGREDQVIPLQTSLTLSQWIPNSQLHVFGHCGHWTQIEHAARFAQLVSNFLAEADAQGAASA; encoded by the coding sequence GTGAACGCCCCTCACAACCCCGAAGTCGCCTGCAGCGTCCGCACGGGCGCGTTCAACACCAACGTGCACGACCTCGGCAGCTCCAAGCCGGGACAGCCTCCGGTGCTGTTCATCCACGGCTCCGGTCCGGGTGTGAGCGCCTGGGCCAACTGGCGCCTCGCCATGCCGGTGATTGCACGAGACCGCCGCGTGATCGCGCCCGACATGGTGGGCTTCGGCTACTCCGACCGCCCGGCCGGCATCACCTACAACATGGACACCTGGGTCCAGCAGGCGCTGGACGTGATGGACGCGATGGGCGTGGAGCAGGCCGACGTGGTGGGCAACAGCTTCGGCGGTGCGCTCTCGCTGGCGCTGGCGATCCGCGCGCCCCAGCGCGTGCGCCGCCTGGTGCTCATGGGCTCGGTCGGCGTGCCCTTCCCGATCACGCCGGGCCTGGACGCGGTCTGGGGCTACGAGGCGTCGCTGGACAACATGAAGCGCATCATGGACGTGTTCGCACACAACCGGGGCCTGATCACCGACGAGCTGGCCGAGCTGCGCTACCAGGCCAGCGTCCGCCCCGGCTTCCAGGAATCCTTCTCGGCCATGTTCCCGGCCCCGCGCCAGCGCTGGGTCGACGCCATGGCCAGCCCCGAATCGGCGATCCGCGCGCTGCCGCACGAGACGCTCATCGTCCACGGCCGCGAGGACCAGGTGATTCCGCTGCAGACCTCGCTCACGCTGAGCCAGTGGATTCCCAACAGCCAGCTGCACGTGTTCGGCCACTGCGGCCACTGGACGCAGATCGAACACGCCGCGCGCTTCGCCCAGCTGGTGTCGAACTTCCTCGCCGAAGCCGACGCGCAGGGCGCCGCGTCCGCCTGA
- a CDS encoding 2-hydroxymuconic semialdehyde dehydrogenase yields the protein MKQFLNFINGDFVATAKTFENRNPATNEVVGLVHEAGQAEVDAAVAAGRAALKGEWGTMSVVKRAELLHAVADEINRRFDDFLAAELADTGKPRSLASHIDIPRGAANFKIFADIVKNVPTESFQMTTPDGGTAISYGLRTPLGVVGVICPWNLPLLLMTWKVGPALACGNTVIVKPSEETPATATLLGEVMNAVGVPKGVYQVLHGFGPGSAGEFITKHPGVNGITFTGETRTGEAIMAAAAKGVRPVSFELGGKNAGIVFADADFDKAIAGITRSAFENCGQVCLGTERVYVQRPIFDKFVAALKEKAEGLKIGGPDMPGVGIGPLISAEHKQKVMGYYAKAKAEGATVVTGGGEPAMTGEYAHGHFVQPTIWTGLPESASVIREEIFGPCCHIAPFDTEEEAIALANATDYGLATTVWTQDLGKAHRMAAAIEVGLCWINSWFLRDLRTAFGGSKASGIGREGGVHSLEFYTELRNVMVKL from the coding sequence ATGAAACAGTTCCTGAACTTCATCAACGGCGATTTCGTCGCCACCGCCAAGACCTTCGAAAACCGCAACCCGGCCACCAACGAGGTCGTAGGTCTGGTGCACGAGGCCGGTCAGGCCGAGGTCGACGCGGCCGTGGCCGCGGGCCGCGCCGCGCTCAAGGGCGAGTGGGGCACGATGAGCGTGGTCAAGCGCGCCGAACTGCTGCACGCGGTGGCCGACGAGATCAACCGCCGCTTCGACGACTTCCTCGCCGCCGAACTGGCCGACACCGGCAAGCCGCGCTCGCTGGCTTCGCACATCGACATCCCGCGCGGCGCCGCCAACTTCAAGATCTTTGCCGACATCGTCAAGAACGTGCCGACCGAGAGCTTCCAGATGACCACGCCCGACGGCGGCACGGCCATCAGCTACGGTCTGCGCACGCCCCTGGGCGTGGTCGGCGTGATCTGCCCCTGGAACCTGCCGCTGCTGCTGATGACCTGGAAGGTCGGCCCGGCCCTGGCCTGCGGCAACACCGTCATCGTCAAACCCTCGGAAGAAACCCCCGCAACCGCCACCCTGCTGGGCGAGGTGATGAACGCGGTCGGCGTGCCCAAGGGCGTGTACCAGGTGCTGCACGGCTTCGGCCCCGGCTCGGCCGGCGAATTCATCACCAAGCACCCGGGCGTCAACGGCATCACCTTCACCGGCGAGACCCGCACCGGCGAGGCCATCATGGCCGCGGCCGCCAAGGGCGTGCGCCCGGTGTCGTTCGAACTCGGCGGCAAGAACGCCGGCATCGTGTTCGCCGACGCCGACTTCGACAAGGCGATCGCCGGCATCACGCGCAGCGCCTTCGAGAACTGCGGCCAGGTCTGCCTGGGCACCGAGCGCGTCTACGTGCAGCGCCCGATCTTCGACAAGTTCGTCGCCGCGCTGAAGGAAAAAGCCGAGGGCCTGAAGATCGGTGGTCCCGACATGCCGGGCGTGGGCATCGGCCCGCTGATCTCGGCCGAACACAAGCAGAAGGTCATGGGCTACTACGCCAAGGCCAAGGCCGAGGGCGCGACCGTCGTCACCGGCGGCGGCGAACCGGCCATGACGGGTGAGTACGCCCACGGCCACTTCGTGCAGCCCACCATCTGGACCGGCCTGCCCGAGAGCGCCAGCGTGATCCGCGAAGAGATCTTCGGCCCCTGCTGCCACATCGCGCCCTTCGACACCGAAGAGGAAGCGATTGCCCTGGCCAACGCCACCGACTACGGCCTGGCCACCACCGTGTGGACGCAGGATCTGGGCAAGGCCCACCGCATGGCCGCGGCCATCGAAGTCGGCCTGTGCTGGATCAACAGCTGGTTCCTGCGCGACCTGCGCACCGCCTTCGGCGGCAGCAAGGCCTCGGGCATCGGCCGCGAAGGCGGCGTGCACTCGCTGGAGTTCTACACGGAACTCAGAAACGTGATGGTGAAACTGTGA
- a CDS encoding GlcG/HbpS family heme-binding protein — MTSALSVPSSVITASAASMACQAAVAHAEALGIRINVAVTDASGTLAAFLRMPNAFLHSIDIAIDKAYTAASFGFPTSQWGGVIGDDELLRIGLNQRQRLVLFGGGLPVVTDGQRIGGIGVSGGSAEQDEACARAGLQALGLD; from the coding sequence ATGACATCCGCTCTCTCTGTTCCCTCTTCCGTCATCACCGCGTCGGCGGCTTCGATGGCCTGTCAGGCGGCGGTGGCGCACGCGGAGGCATTGGGCATTCGCATCAATGTGGCCGTGACCGATGCCTCGGGCACGCTGGCCGCTTTTCTGCGCATGCCCAATGCCTTCCTGCATTCGATCGACATCGCGATCGACAAGGCCTACACCGCCGCGAGCTTCGGCTTTCCCACATCGCAATGGGGCGGCGTCATCGGTGACGACGAGTTGCTGCGCATCGGCCTGAACCAGCGCCAGCGCCTGGTGCTGTTCGGCGGCGGCCTGCCGGTCGTGACCGACGGCCAGCGCATTGGCGGCATCGGTGTTTCCGGCGGCTCGGCCGAGCAGGACGAAGCCTGCGCCCGCGCCGGCCTGCAGGCCCTGGGGCTCGATTGA
- a CDS encoding catechol 2,3-dioxygenase, which produces MGVMRIGHASLKVMDMDAAVRHYENVLGMKTTMKDKAGNVYLKCWDEWDKYSLILTPSDQAGMNHLAYKVEKDSDLDELQKKVEAWGVKTTVLPEGTLPSTGRMLQFNLPSGHEMRLYAMKEYVGTEVGTTNPDPWPDGLKGAGAHWLDHCLLMCEMNPEAGINTVADNTRFMTEALDFFLTEQVLVGPEGNMQAATWMARTTTPHDIAFVGGPRSGLHHIAFFLDSWHDVLKSADVMAKTKTRIDVAPTRHGITRGETIYFFDPSGNRNETFAGLGYLAQRDRPVTTWTEDQLGSGIFYHTGDLVPSFTEVYT; this is translated from the coding sequence ATGGGTGTGATGCGCATCGGGCACGCGAGCCTGAAAGTGATGGACATGGACGCCGCCGTCCGGCACTACGAGAACGTGCTGGGCATGAAGACCACCATGAAGGACAAGGCGGGCAACGTTTACCTCAAGTGCTGGGACGAGTGGGACAAGTACTCGCTGATCCTGACGCCGTCGGACCAGGCCGGCATGAACCACCTGGCCTACAAGGTCGAGAAGGACAGCGACCTCGACGAGCTGCAGAAGAAGGTCGAAGCCTGGGGCGTAAAGACCACCGTGCTGCCCGAAGGCACCCTGCCTTCCACCGGCCGCATGCTGCAGTTCAACCTGCCCAGCGGCCACGAGATGCGCCTGTACGCCATGAAGGAGTACGTGGGCACCGAGGTCGGCACCACCAACCCCGACCCGTGGCCGGACGGCCTCAAAGGCGCGGGCGCTCACTGGCTGGACCACTGCCTGCTGATGTGCGAGATGAATCCCGAGGCCGGCATCAACACCGTGGCCGACAACACCCGCTTCATGACCGAGGCGCTGGACTTCTTCCTGACCGAGCAGGTGCTGGTCGGACCCGAAGGCAACATGCAGGCGGCGACCTGGATGGCCCGCACCACCACGCCGCACGACATCGCCTTCGTGGGCGGCCCGCGCAGCGGCCTGCACCACATCGCCTTCTTCCTGGACTCGTGGCACGACGTGCTCAAGTCCGCCGACGTGATGGCCAAGACCAAGACGCGCATCGACGTGGCCCCCACCCGCCACGGCATCACGCGCGGCGAAACCATCTACTTCTTCGATCCCAGCGGCAACCGCAATGAGACCTTCGCCGGCCTGGGCTACCTGGCCCAGCGCGACCGGCCGGTGACAACCTGGACCGAAGACCAGCTGGGCAGCGGGATTTTCTATCACACGGGTGATCTGGTGCCGTCTTTCACCGAGGTCTATACCTGA
- a CDS encoding 2Fe-2S iron-sulfur cluster binding domain-containing protein: MSLFDSRPKFAVHVAQTDETFPCAGNESLLTGMVRLGRKGIPVGCVNGGCGVCKVRIVEGQIKALGPISRAHVTLDEENQGYTLACRVAPQTPVNLEVAGKLSKPFSKGRAESATASPSIQQQ; this comes from the coding sequence ATGTCCCTGTTTGATTCCCGCCCCAAGTTCGCAGTGCACGTGGCCCAGACGGACGAGACCTTTCCCTGCGCCGGCAATGAAAGCCTGCTCACCGGCATGGTCCGCCTGGGCCGCAAGGGCATCCCGGTGGGTTGCGTCAACGGCGGCTGCGGGGTCTGCAAGGTCCGCATCGTCGAGGGACAGATCAAGGCCCTGGGGCCGATCAGCCGTGCACACGTGACGCTCGACGAAGAGAACCAGGGCTACACGCTGGCATGCCGCGTGGCACCCCAGACGCCGGTGAACCTCGAAGTGGCCGGCAAGTTGAGCAAACCGTTTTCCAAGGGGCGCGCAGAGTCTGCGACTGCCAGCCCTTCGATTCAGCAGCAGTAA
- a CDS encoding LysR substrate-binding domain-containing protein has protein sequence MDLKDMRQFLAVAEERNFTRAAERLHMAQPPLSRQIKALEDEMGAPLFLRTPAGVELTEAGQTLLDEVPNLLHLAQRAAERTRRAAERTRRAAQGLTGQLDVGIYGSGVLDVIPRVLAKFHAQRPEVRIALHNLTKSEQLQALRERRISVGFNRLIPPEPDLVVESVLREPLLVAMHEAHPLAQRRQVGMADLDGLPMILYPNEAIHGLAQEVAEAFRQEGVRLAVEQDVEDVVTAVALVASGFGLTIATRSAASLRLPGVVFVPLRSRHLKDLELSCLYRRGDPSPVLAMFLEVVRAHGKSETKGGNGLRPA, from the coding sequence ATGGATCTCAAAGACATGCGCCAGTTTCTGGCGGTCGCCGAAGAGCGCAACTTCACCCGCGCGGCCGAGCGCCTGCACATGGCGCAGCCGCCGCTGTCGCGCCAGATCAAGGCGCTGGAAGACGAGATGGGGGCGCCGCTGTTCCTGCGCACACCGGCCGGCGTGGAGCTGACCGAGGCGGGCCAGACGCTGCTGGACGAGGTGCCCAACCTGCTGCACCTGGCGCAGCGCGCGGCCGAGCGCACGCGGCGCGCGGCCGAGCGCACGCGGCGCGCGGCGCAGGGCCTGACCGGCCAGCTCGACGTGGGCATCTACGGCTCGGGCGTGCTGGACGTCATTCCCCGCGTGCTCGCGAAGTTCCACGCGCAGCGGCCCGAGGTGCGCATCGCGCTGCACAACCTCACCAAGTCCGAGCAGCTGCAGGCGCTGCGCGAACGGCGCATCAGCGTGGGCTTCAACCGCCTGATCCCGCCCGAGCCGGACCTGGTGGTCGAGTCGGTGTTGCGCGAGCCGCTGCTGGTGGCGATGCACGAAGCGCACCCGCTGGCGCAGCGCAGGCAGGTCGGGATGGCCGACCTCGACGGGCTGCCCATGATCCTCTACCCCAACGAGGCCATCCACGGGCTGGCGCAGGAAGTGGCCGAGGCCTTCCGCCAGGAAGGCGTGCGGCTGGCGGTCGAGCAGGACGTCGAGGACGTGGTGACGGCCGTGGCCCTGGTGGCCAGTGGCTTCGGGCTGACCATCGCCACCCGGTCGGCCGCCAGCCTGCGCCTGCCGGGCGTGGTGTTCGTGCCCTTGCGCAGCCGCCACCTCAAGGACCTGGAGCTGAGCTGCCTCTACCGGCGCGGCGATCCGTCGCCGGTGCTGGCCATGTTCCTGGAGGTGGTGCGTGCGCATGGGAAGAGCGAAACGAAGGGCGGCAACGGCCTCAGACCTGCCTGA
- a CDS encoding NADH:ubiquinone reductase (Na(+)-transporting) subunit F: MSYQLTIEPLGATIEVDEGQTVLDAALRQGIYIPHACGHGLCGTCKVQVLDGEVDHGAANPFALMEFERDEGKSLACCCTLQSDTTIEAEIDEEPDARVIPVRDFAATVSRVEDLTPTIKAIHLQLDKAIDFQAGQYVQVEIPGVGSRAFSIANQPADVAATKGIELNVRKLPGGAGTTWLHEQLKAGDRLRVAGPYGRFFVRESARQPMLFMAGGSGLSSPRSMIADLLSRGCTLPITLVYGQRSHEELYYDAEFRALAEQHANFSYVPALSHEPEGSDWDGFRGFVHEAAKAHFGGSFVGQKAYLCGPPPMIEACISTLMQGRLFERDIYTEKFLSAADAQAARSPLFRQV, encoded by the coding sequence ATGAGCTACCAACTGACCATCGAACCCCTGGGCGCGACCATCGAGGTCGACGAAGGGCAGACCGTGCTCGACGCGGCATTGCGCCAGGGCATCTACATTCCACACGCCTGCGGGCACGGCCTGTGCGGAACGTGCAAGGTGCAGGTGCTCGATGGCGAGGTGGACCATGGTGCGGCAAATCCGTTTGCGCTGATGGAATTTGAGCGCGATGAAGGCAAGTCGCTGGCCTGCTGCTGCACGCTGCAGAGCGACACCACCATCGAAGCCGAGATCGACGAGGAGCCCGATGCGCGCGTGATCCCGGTGCGCGACTTCGCGGCCACGGTCAGCCGCGTCGAGGACCTCACGCCCACCATCAAGGCGATCCACCTGCAGCTGGACAAGGCCATCGACTTCCAGGCGGGGCAGTACGTGCAGGTGGAAATCCCGGGCGTCGGCAGCCGCGCCTTCTCGATCGCCAATCAACCCGCCGACGTGGCCGCCACGAAGGGCATCGAGCTCAACGTGCGCAAGCTGCCCGGCGGCGCCGGCACCACCTGGCTGCACGAGCAGCTCAAGGCCGGCGACCGCCTGCGCGTGGCCGGCCCCTACGGCCGTTTCTTCGTGCGCGAGTCGGCGCGCCAGCCGATGCTGTTCATGGCCGGCGGCTCGGGGCTGTCGAGCCCGCGCTCGATGATCGCGGACCTGCTCTCGCGCGGCTGCACGCTGCCCATCACCCTGGTCTACGGACAGCGTTCGCACGAGGAGCTGTACTACGACGCCGAGTTCCGCGCGCTCGCCGAACAGCACGCCAACTTCTCGTACGTGCCGGCGCTCTCGCACGAGCCCGAGGGCTCGGACTGGGACGGCTTCCGCGGCTTCGTGCACGAAGCGGCCAAGGCGCATTTCGGCGGCAGCTTTGTGGGCCAGAAGGCCTACCTGTGCGGGCCGCCGCCCATGATCGAGGCCTGCATCTCCACCCTGATGCAGGGCCGCCTGTTCGAGCGCGACATCTACACCGAGAAGTTCCTCTCGGCGGCCGACGCGCAGGCCGCCCGCAGCCCGCTGTTCAGGCAGGTCTGA
- a CDS encoding phenol hydroxylase subunit P4 — MSVVAIAPYEFTPRDVRENFPAPLLYIGWEDHLMFCAPVCLPLPPDTPFGALSAAVLPGIYGYHPDFAKIDWAKAEWKKNGQPWQPDPAKSLADNGLLHKDAIRFRTPGLTGIKGSFS; from the coding sequence ATGAGCGTCGTCGCCATCGCCCCCTACGAGTTCACGCCCAGGGATGTGCGCGAGAACTTCCCCGCCCCGCTGCTCTACATCGGCTGGGAAGACCACCTGATGTTCTGCGCCCCCGTCTGCCTGCCGCTGCCGCCGGACACCCCGTTCGGCGCGCTGTCGGCCGCGGTGCTGCCCGGCATCTACGGCTACCACCCGGACTTCGCCAAGATCGACTGGGCCAAGGCCGAGTGGAAGAAAAACGGCCAGCCCTGGCAACCCGATCCGGCCAAGTCGCTGGCCGACAACGGCCTGTTGCACAAGGACGCGATCCGCTTCAGAACCCCTGGGCTCACAGGGATCAAAGGTTCGTTCAGCTGA
- a CDS encoding aromatic/alkene/methane monooxygenase hydroxylase/oxygenase subunit alpha yields the protein MDTRVASKKLGLKERYAAMTRGLGWETSYQPMDKVFPYDKYEGIKIHDWDKWQDPFRLTMDAYWKYQGEKEKKLYAVIEAFAQNNGQLGVSDARYVNALKLFIQGVTPLEYYAHRGFAHVGRQFTGEGARVAAQMQSIDELRHYQTETHAISHYNKYFNGIHHSNHWYDRVWYLSVPKSFFEDACTGGPFEFLTAVSFSFEYVLTNLLFVPFMSGAAHNGDMSTVTFGFSAQSDESRHMTLGIECIKFLLEQDPDNVPIVQRWIDKWFWRGYRLLTLVAMMQDYMLPKRVMSWKEAWEMYAEENGGALFKDLARYGIREPAGWKQACEGKDHISHQAWATFYNYNGAAPFHTWVPKEDELAWLSEKYPETFDKYYRPRWEFWRDQAAEGKRFYNMTLPMLCTTCQVPMLFTEEGDPSKICYRDSDYKAYKYHFCSDHCKSIFDHEPEKYVQSWLPVHQIYQGHCFPEGTDPTAEGFDPLMAVLKYYEMEVGRDNFDFEGSEDQKNFAAWKGEPLVQGEQK from the coding sequence ATGGACACCCGTGTTGCCAGCAAGAAGCTCGGCCTGAAAGAACGCTACGCCGCCATGACCCGCGGCCTGGGCTGGGAGACCAGCTACCAGCCGATGGACAAGGTGTTCCCGTACGACAAGTACGAGGGCATCAAGATCCACGACTGGGACAAGTGGCAGGACCCGTTCCGCCTGACCATGGACGCCTACTGGAAGTACCAGGGCGAGAAGGAGAAGAAGCTCTACGCCGTCATCGAGGCCTTCGCGCAGAACAACGGCCAGCTCGGCGTGTCCGACGCGCGCTACGTCAACGCGCTCAAGCTGTTCATCCAGGGCGTGACGCCGCTGGAGTACTACGCACACCGCGGCTTCGCCCATGTGGGCCGCCAGTTCACCGGCGAAGGCGCCCGCGTCGCGGCGCAGATGCAGTCCATCGACGAGCTGCGCCACTACCAGACCGAGACGCACGCGATCAGCCACTACAACAAGTACTTCAACGGCATTCACCACTCGAACCACTGGTACGACCGCGTGTGGTACCTGTCGGTGCCGAAGTCCTTCTTCGAAGACGCCTGCACCGGTGGTCCGTTCGAGTTCCTCACCGCCGTCAGCTTCAGCTTCGAGTACGTGCTGACCAACCTGCTGTTCGTGCCCTTCATGAGCGGCGCGGCGCACAACGGCGACATGTCCACCGTGACCTTCGGCTTCTCGGCGCAGAGCGACGAGAGCCGCCACATGACGCTGGGCATCGAGTGCATCAAGTTCCTGCTGGAGCAGGACCCGGACAACGTGCCCATCGTGCAGCGCTGGATCGACAAGTGGTTCTGGCGCGGCTACCGCCTGCTGACCCTGGTCGCGATGATGCAGGACTACATGCTGCCCAAGCGCGTGATGAGCTGGAAGGAAGCCTGGGAGATGTACGCCGAAGAAAACGGCGGCGCCCTGTTCAAGGACCTGGCGCGCTACGGCATCCGCGAGCCGGCCGGCTGGAAGCAGGCCTGCGAAGGCAAGGACCACATCAGCCACCAGGCCTGGGCCACCTTCTACAACTACAACGGCGCCGCCCCGTTCCACACCTGGGTGCCCAAGGAAGACGAACTGGCCTGGCTGAGCGAGAAGTACCCCGAGACCTTCGACAAGTACTACCGCCCGCGCTGGGAGTTCTGGCGCGACCAGGCCGCCGAAGGCAAGCGCTTCTACAACATGACGCTGCCGATGCTGTGCACCACCTGCCAGGTCCCGATGCTGTTCACCGAAGAGGGTGACCCCAGCAAGATCTGCTACCGCGACAGCGACTACAAGGCCTACAAGTACCACTTCTGCAGCGACCACTGCAAGAGCATCTTCGACCACGAGCCCGAGAAGTACGTGCAGAGCTGGCTGCCGGTGCACCAGATCTACCAGGGCCACTGCTTCCCCGAAGGCACCGACCCGACCGCCGAGGGCTTCGACCCGCTGATGGCCGTGCTCAAGTACTACGAGATGGAAGTCGGCCGCGACAACTTCGACTTCGAAGGTTCGGAAGACCAGAAGAACTTTGCCGCCTGGAAGGGCGAGCCCCTGGTGCAAGGAGAGCAGAAATGA
- a CDS encoding MmoB/DmpM family protein, translating to MSDVFIAFQHNEESRPVIDAIVADNPNAVLTHPTGLVKINAPGSLTIRRETIEGLTGRPYDLQAIHVNLVTLSGYIDEDDDQLTLSWKH from the coding sequence ATGTCCGACGTATTCATCGCCTTCCAGCACAACGAAGAGTCCCGTCCGGTGATCGACGCCATCGTGGCCGACAACCCGAACGCGGTGCTGACCCACCCGACCGGCCTGGTCAAGATCAATGCGCCCGGCAGCCTGACCATCCGCCGCGAAACCATCGAAGGCCTCACCGGGCGGCCCTACGACCTGCAAGCCATCCACGTCAACCTCGTCACCCTCTCGGGCTACATCGACGAGGACGACGACCAGCTCACGCTGAGCTGGAAGCACTGA